A genomic stretch from Rhineura floridana isolate rRhiFlo1 chromosome 18, rRhiFlo1.hap2, whole genome shotgun sequence includes:
- the FBLIM1 gene encoding filamin-binding LIM protein 1 isoform X5, giving the protein MTRSTLCLNCTQGLRHPPRPLQGGPAGANAVPETPYGLERKVKMLSDKVEKRIASSIFITLTPPRRDHMVRSETTPQKAPFLHSNNLPKEDLTSAALSPPQTSSGPITGSRGHCSGTTNIPNGGCSASVPPSILPCNPTHPELDSFLPPPPPPPPYSHHFSVETLGPDLQKRTAVLSSQTSSTFPAELRQPKILPSTLSWADEHQRERKMENAVSKDICAFCHKTISPWAPTLEAMNKQYHADCFTCRTCHGALAGQRYYQKEGRPLCVTCYQNTLEKCGKCHALILNQIVRAMGHGFHPECFICVVCGRAIGDETFAVGDDEAVHCLEDFYRRFASVCGACERPIIPSDGKDSYKIECMGQNFHEDCYRCERCQVLLSPEPTEDGCYPLGSRLLCKSCHIRHTKESSC; this is encoded by the exons ATGACTCGGAGCACTCTGTGTCTGAACTGCACTCAGGGGTTGCGACATCCGCCTCGCCCCTTGCAAGGCGGCCCAGCTGGAGCAAATGCTGTCCCAGAAACTCCCTACGGCTTGGAGAGGAAg GTGAAAATGCTGTCAGACAAGGTGGAGAAGCGGATTGCTTCATCCATCTTCATCACCCTCACACCCCCCAGGAGGGATCACATGGTCAGGAGCGAAACAACACCACAGAAGGCTCCATTTCTGCACAGTAACAACCTTCCGAAGGAGGATTTGACATCTGctgctctctccccaccccagacATCTTCTGGACCCATTACAGGGAGCAGAGGACACTGCTCGGGAACAACCAACATTCCCAACGGAG GTTGTTCTGCCTCGGTACCTCCATCCATCCTGCCCTGTAATCCAACGCACCCTGAGCTGGAcagtttccttcctcctcctcctccaccaccaccgtaTTCTCACCACTTCTCAGTGGAGACTCTTGGTCCTGATCTCCAGAAAAGAACAGCAGTGTTATCCTCTCAG ACTTCTTCAACATTTCCAGCAGAACTGAGGCAACCTAAAATTCTGCCCTCAACCCTCAGTTGGGCTGATGAGcatcagagagagaggaagatggAGAATGCTGTTTCAAAAG ATATCTGTGCTTTTTGCCACAAAACCATCTCTCCTTGGGCTCCTACCCTCGAGGCTATGAACAAACAATACCATGCAGACTGTTTCACATGTCGAACATGTCATGGTGCCCTAGCAGGGCAGCGCTACTACCAGAAAGAGGGACGGCCACTGTGTGTCACCTGCTACCAG AACACCCTAGAGAAGTGTGGCAAATGCCACGCCTTAATCCTGAACCAAATTGTGAGGGCAATGGGCCACGGATTCCACCCGGAGTGCTTCATCTGTGTGGTGTGCGGCCGGGCCATTGGGGACGAGACGTTTGCCGTTGGTGATGATGAGGCGGTGCATTGCCTTGAGGACTTCTACAG GAGGTTTGCTTCCGTATGCGGTGCCTGTGAGAGGCCCATTATCCCAAGCGACGGGAAGGATTCCTACAAGATTGAGTGCATGGGGCAAAACTTCCATGAGGACTGCTACCGGTGTGAA AGATGTCAGGTCTTGCTGTCCCCTGAACCCACGGAAGACGGCTGCTACCCTCTGGGCAGCCGTCTCCTCTGCAAGTCCTGCCACATTCGACACACCAAAGAATCATCCTGCTGA
- the FBLIM1 gene encoding filamin-binding LIM protein 1 isoform X1, giving the protein MGPFGPAQMQPGSSRGLTGLSRRGSARLLPRPTTRGLQYQRQAPQKFLAGLGPALPAAGSVPQSGSLAASRSVSGRAGQACGSLPGKGGGLAGGNVLAPQGAGGRARGGSVGGAVAQSRRIRIGLWKSLELALLGASCCNAPCSVRSCPAEKQPFFSFLASEDFLRRKVKMLSDKVEKRIASSIFITLTPPRRDHMVRSETTPQKAPFLHSNNLPKEDLTSAALSPPQTSSGPITGSRGHCSGTTNIPNGGCSASVPPSILPCNPTHPELDSFLPPPPPPPPYSHHFSVETLGPDLQKRTAVLSSQTSSTFPAELRQPKILPSTLSWADEHQRERKMENAVSKDICAFCHKTISPWAPTLEAMNKQYHADCFTCRTCHGALAGQRYYQKEGRPLCVTCYQNTLEKCGKCHALILNQIVRAMGHGFHPECFICVVCGRAIGDETFAVGDDEAVHCLEDFYRRFASVCGACERPIIPSDGKDSYKIECMGQNFHEDCYRCERCQVLLSPEPTEDGCYPLGSRLLCKSCHIRHTKESSC; this is encoded by the exons ATGGGCCCCTTTGGCCCGGCCCAgatgcagccaggctcttctcgcGGTCTGACGGGGCTTTCCCGCCGAGGCTCGGCACGGCTGCTCCCCAGGCCGACTACTCGtggcctccagtatcagaggcaggctCCCCAGAAGTTTCTGGCTGGGCTTGGTCCGGCTCTGCCTGCAGCCGGGTCTGTTCCCCAGAGCGGCTCGCTCGCTGCCTCCCGCTCCGTCtcgggcagggcagggcaggcgtGCGGGAGCTTGCCGGGCAAAGGGGGTGGGCTCGCAGGCGGGAATGTCCTCGCCCCCCAAGGAGCCGGAGGGAGAGCGAGAGGAGGATCGGTCGGCGGAG CTGTGGCTCAGAGCAGACGCATCCGGATTGGGCTGTGGAAATCCCTGGAGCTGGCTCTGCTTGGTGCCTCTTGCTGCAACGCTCCCTGCTCTGTTCGTTCTTGTCCTGCAGAGAAGCAGCCATTCTTTTCCTTCCTTGCTTCTGAAGACTTTTTGAGGAGAAAG GTGAAAATGCTGTCAGACAAGGTGGAGAAGCGGATTGCTTCATCCATCTTCATCACCCTCACACCCCCCAGGAGGGATCACATGGTCAGGAGCGAAACAACACCACAGAAGGCTCCATTTCTGCACAGTAACAACCTTCCGAAGGAGGATTTGACATCTGctgctctctccccaccccagacATCTTCTGGACCCATTACAGGGAGCAGAGGACACTGCTCGGGAACAACCAACATTCCCAACGGAG GTTGTTCTGCCTCGGTACCTCCATCCATCCTGCCCTGTAATCCAACGCACCCTGAGCTGGAcagtttccttcctcctcctcctccaccaccaccgtaTTCTCACCACTTCTCAGTGGAGACTCTTGGTCCTGATCTCCAGAAAAGAACAGCAGTGTTATCCTCTCAG ACTTCTTCAACATTTCCAGCAGAACTGAGGCAACCTAAAATTCTGCCCTCAACCCTCAGTTGGGCTGATGAGcatcagagagagaggaagatggAGAATGCTGTTTCAAAAG ATATCTGTGCTTTTTGCCACAAAACCATCTCTCCTTGGGCTCCTACCCTCGAGGCTATGAACAAACAATACCATGCAGACTGTTTCACATGTCGAACATGTCATGGTGCCCTAGCAGGGCAGCGCTACTACCAGAAAGAGGGACGGCCACTGTGTGTCACCTGCTACCAG AACACCCTAGAGAAGTGTGGCAAATGCCACGCCTTAATCCTGAACCAAATTGTGAGGGCAATGGGCCACGGATTCCACCCGGAGTGCTTCATCTGTGTGGTGTGCGGCCGGGCCATTGGGGACGAGACGTTTGCCGTTGGTGATGATGAGGCGGTGCATTGCCTTGAGGACTTCTACAG GAGGTTTGCTTCCGTATGCGGTGCCTGTGAGAGGCCCATTATCCCAAGCGACGGGAAGGATTCCTACAAGATTGAGTGCATGGGGCAAAACTTCCATGAGGACTGCTACCGGTGTGAA AGATGTCAGGTCTTGCTGTCCCCTGAACCCACGGAAGACGGCTGCTACCCTCTGGGCAGCCGTCTCCTCTGCAAGTCCTGCCACATTCGACACACCAAAGAATCATCCTGCTGA
- the FBLIM1 gene encoding filamin-binding LIM protein 1 isoform X8 — protein MSSPPKEPEGEREEDRSAEVKMLSDKVEKRIASSIFITLTPPRRDHMVRSETTPQKAPFLHSNNLPKEDLTSAALSPPQTSSGPITGSRGHCSGTTNIPNGGCSASVPPSILPCNPTHPELDSFLPPPPPPPPYSHHFSVETLGPDLQKRTAVLSSQTSSTFPAELRQPKILPSTLSWADEHQRERKMENAVSKDICAFCHKTISPWAPTLEAMNKQYHADCFTCRTCHGALAGQRYYQKEGRPLCVTCYQNTLEKCGKCHALILNQIVRAMGHGFHPECFICVVCGRAIGDETFAVGDDEAVHCLEDFYRRFASVCGACERPIIPSDGKDSYKIECMGQNFHEDCYRCERCQVLLSPEPTEDGCYPLGSRLLCKSCHIRHTKESSC, from the exons ATGTCCTCGCCCCCCAAGGAGCCGGAGGGAGAGCGAGAGGAGGATCGGTCGGCGGAG GTGAAAATGCTGTCAGACAAGGTGGAGAAGCGGATTGCTTCATCCATCTTCATCACCCTCACACCCCCCAGGAGGGATCACATGGTCAGGAGCGAAACAACACCACAGAAGGCTCCATTTCTGCACAGTAACAACCTTCCGAAGGAGGATTTGACATCTGctgctctctccccaccccagacATCTTCTGGACCCATTACAGGGAGCAGAGGACACTGCTCGGGAACAACCAACATTCCCAACGGAG GTTGTTCTGCCTCGGTACCTCCATCCATCCTGCCCTGTAATCCAACGCACCCTGAGCTGGAcagtttccttcctcctcctcctccaccaccaccgtaTTCTCACCACTTCTCAGTGGAGACTCTTGGTCCTGATCTCCAGAAAAGAACAGCAGTGTTATCCTCTCAG ACTTCTTCAACATTTCCAGCAGAACTGAGGCAACCTAAAATTCTGCCCTCAACCCTCAGTTGGGCTGATGAGcatcagagagagaggaagatggAGAATGCTGTTTCAAAAG ATATCTGTGCTTTTTGCCACAAAACCATCTCTCCTTGGGCTCCTACCCTCGAGGCTATGAACAAACAATACCATGCAGACTGTTTCACATGTCGAACATGTCATGGTGCCCTAGCAGGGCAGCGCTACTACCAGAAAGAGGGACGGCCACTGTGTGTCACCTGCTACCAG AACACCCTAGAGAAGTGTGGCAAATGCCACGCCTTAATCCTGAACCAAATTGTGAGGGCAATGGGCCACGGATTCCACCCGGAGTGCTTCATCTGTGTGGTGTGCGGCCGGGCCATTGGGGACGAGACGTTTGCCGTTGGTGATGATGAGGCGGTGCATTGCCTTGAGGACTTCTACAG GAGGTTTGCTTCCGTATGCGGTGCCTGTGAGAGGCCCATTATCCCAAGCGACGGGAAGGATTCCTACAAGATTGAGTGCATGGGGCAAAACTTCCATGAGGACTGCTACCGGTGTGAA AGATGTCAGGTCTTGCTGTCCCCTGAACCCACGGAAGACGGCTGCTACCCTCTGGGCAGCCGTCTCCTCTGCAAGTCCTGCCACATTCGACACACCAAAGAATCATCCTGCTGA
- the FBLIM1 gene encoding filamin-binding LIM protein 1 isoform X2: MQSPAVSARGLAGSHRPVFSGSRAWLGPRCSSTPHPTLRVCAPAVAQSRRIRIGLWKSLELALLGASCCNAPCSVRSCPAEKQPFFSFLASEDFLRRKVKMLSDKVEKRIASSIFITLTPPRRDHMVRSETTPQKAPFLHSNNLPKEDLTSAALSPPQTSSGPITGSRGHCSGTTNIPNGGCSASVPPSILPCNPTHPELDSFLPPPPPPPPYSHHFSVETLGPDLQKRTAVLSSQTSSTFPAELRQPKILPSTLSWADEHQRERKMENAVSKDICAFCHKTISPWAPTLEAMNKQYHADCFTCRTCHGALAGQRYYQKEGRPLCVTCYQNTLEKCGKCHALILNQIVRAMGHGFHPECFICVVCGRAIGDETFAVGDDEAVHCLEDFYRRFASVCGACERPIIPSDGKDSYKIECMGQNFHEDCYRCERCQVLLSPEPTEDGCYPLGSRLLCKSCHIRHTKESSC; this comes from the exons ATGCAAAGCCCAGCTGTTTCTGCTCGCGGCCTGGCTGGCTCCCACCGCCCCGTTTTCTCGGGCTCCCGTGCCTGGTTAGGGCCCCGATGCTCCTCCACTCCTCACCCGACCTTGCGTGTGTGTGCGCCCG CTGTGGCTCAGAGCAGACGCATCCGGATTGGGCTGTGGAAATCCCTGGAGCTGGCTCTGCTTGGTGCCTCTTGCTGCAACGCTCCCTGCTCTGTTCGTTCTTGTCCTGCAGAGAAGCAGCCATTCTTTTCCTTCCTTGCTTCTGAAGACTTTTTGAGGAGAAAG GTGAAAATGCTGTCAGACAAGGTGGAGAAGCGGATTGCTTCATCCATCTTCATCACCCTCACACCCCCCAGGAGGGATCACATGGTCAGGAGCGAAACAACACCACAGAAGGCTCCATTTCTGCACAGTAACAACCTTCCGAAGGAGGATTTGACATCTGctgctctctccccaccccagacATCTTCTGGACCCATTACAGGGAGCAGAGGACACTGCTCGGGAACAACCAACATTCCCAACGGAG GTTGTTCTGCCTCGGTACCTCCATCCATCCTGCCCTGTAATCCAACGCACCCTGAGCTGGAcagtttccttcctcctcctcctccaccaccaccgtaTTCTCACCACTTCTCAGTGGAGACTCTTGGTCCTGATCTCCAGAAAAGAACAGCAGTGTTATCCTCTCAG ACTTCTTCAACATTTCCAGCAGAACTGAGGCAACCTAAAATTCTGCCCTCAACCCTCAGTTGGGCTGATGAGcatcagagagagaggaagatggAGAATGCTGTTTCAAAAG ATATCTGTGCTTTTTGCCACAAAACCATCTCTCCTTGGGCTCCTACCCTCGAGGCTATGAACAAACAATACCATGCAGACTGTTTCACATGTCGAACATGTCATGGTGCCCTAGCAGGGCAGCGCTACTACCAGAAAGAGGGACGGCCACTGTGTGTCACCTGCTACCAG AACACCCTAGAGAAGTGTGGCAAATGCCACGCCTTAATCCTGAACCAAATTGTGAGGGCAATGGGCCACGGATTCCACCCGGAGTGCTTCATCTGTGTGGTGTGCGGCCGGGCCATTGGGGACGAGACGTTTGCCGTTGGTGATGATGAGGCGGTGCATTGCCTTGAGGACTTCTACAG GAGGTTTGCTTCCGTATGCGGTGCCTGTGAGAGGCCCATTATCCCAAGCGACGGGAAGGATTCCTACAAGATTGAGTGCATGGGGCAAAACTTCCATGAGGACTGCTACCGGTGTGAA AGATGTCAGGTCTTGCTGTCCCCTGAACCCACGGAAGACGGCTGCTACCCTCTGGGCAGCCGTCTCCTCTGCAAGTCCTGCCACATTCGACACACCAAAGAATCATCCTGCTGA
- the FBLIM1 gene encoding filamin-binding LIM protein 1 isoform X6: MQSPAVSARGLAGSHRPVFSGSRAWLGPRCSSTPHPTLRVKMLSDKVEKRIASSIFITLTPPRRDHMVRSETTPQKAPFLHSNNLPKEDLTSAALSPPQTSSGPITGSRGHCSGTTNIPNGGCSASVPPSILPCNPTHPELDSFLPPPPPPPPYSHHFSVETLGPDLQKRTAVLSSQTSSTFPAELRQPKILPSTLSWADEHQRERKMENAVSKDICAFCHKTISPWAPTLEAMNKQYHADCFTCRTCHGALAGQRYYQKEGRPLCVTCYQNTLEKCGKCHALILNQIVRAMGHGFHPECFICVVCGRAIGDETFAVGDDEAVHCLEDFYRRFASVCGACERPIIPSDGKDSYKIECMGQNFHEDCYRCERCQVLLSPEPTEDGCYPLGSRLLCKSCHIRHTKESSC, encoded by the exons ATGCAAAGCCCAGCTGTTTCTGCTCGCGGCCTGGCTGGCTCCCACCGCCCCGTTTTCTCGGGCTCCCGTGCCTGGTTAGGGCCCCGATGCTCCTCCACTCCTCACCCGACCTTGCGT GTGAAAATGCTGTCAGACAAGGTGGAGAAGCGGATTGCTTCATCCATCTTCATCACCCTCACACCCCCCAGGAGGGATCACATGGTCAGGAGCGAAACAACACCACAGAAGGCTCCATTTCTGCACAGTAACAACCTTCCGAAGGAGGATTTGACATCTGctgctctctccccaccccagacATCTTCTGGACCCATTACAGGGAGCAGAGGACACTGCTCGGGAACAACCAACATTCCCAACGGAG GTTGTTCTGCCTCGGTACCTCCATCCATCCTGCCCTGTAATCCAACGCACCCTGAGCTGGAcagtttccttcctcctcctcctccaccaccaccgtaTTCTCACCACTTCTCAGTGGAGACTCTTGGTCCTGATCTCCAGAAAAGAACAGCAGTGTTATCCTCTCAG ACTTCTTCAACATTTCCAGCAGAACTGAGGCAACCTAAAATTCTGCCCTCAACCCTCAGTTGGGCTGATGAGcatcagagagagaggaagatggAGAATGCTGTTTCAAAAG ATATCTGTGCTTTTTGCCACAAAACCATCTCTCCTTGGGCTCCTACCCTCGAGGCTATGAACAAACAATACCATGCAGACTGTTTCACATGTCGAACATGTCATGGTGCCCTAGCAGGGCAGCGCTACTACCAGAAAGAGGGACGGCCACTGTGTGTCACCTGCTACCAG AACACCCTAGAGAAGTGTGGCAAATGCCACGCCTTAATCCTGAACCAAATTGTGAGGGCAATGGGCCACGGATTCCACCCGGAGTGCTTCATCTGTGTGGTGTGCGGCCGGGCCATTGGGGACGAGACGTTTGCCGTTGGTGATGATGAGGCGGTGCATTGCCTTGAGGACTTCTACAG GAGGTTTGCTTCCGTATGCGGTGCCTGTGAGAGGCCCATTATCCCAAGCGACGGGAAGGATTCCTACAAGATTGAGTGCATGGGGCAAAACTTCCATGAGGACTGCTACCGGTGTGAA AGATGTCAGGTCTTGCTGTCCCCTGAACCCACGGAAGACGGCTGCTACCCTCTGGGCAGCCGTCTCCTCTGCAAGTCCTGCCACATTCGACACACCAAAGAATCATCCTGCTGA
- the FBLIM1 gene encoding filamin-binding LIM protein 1 isoform X3 — MLLHSSPDLASVAQSRRIRIGLWKSLELALLGASCCNAPCSVRSCPAEKQPFFSFLASEDFLRRKVKMLSDKVEKRIASSIFITLTPPRRDHMVRSETTPQKAPFLHSNNLPKEDLTSAALSPPQTSSGPITGSRGHCSGTTNIPNGGCSASVPPSILPCNPTHPELDSFLPPPPPPPPYSHHFSVETLGPDLQKRTAVLSSQTSSTFPAELRQPKILPSTLSWADEHQRERKMENAVSKDICAFCHKTISPWAPTLEAMNKQYHADCFTCRTCHGALAGQRYYQKEGRPLCVTCYQNTLEKCGKCHALILNQIVRAMGHGFHPECFICVVCGRAIGDETFAVGDDEAVHCLEDFYRRFASVCGACERPIIPSDGKDSYKIECMGQNFHEDCYRCERCQVLLSPEPTEDGCYPLGSRLLCKSCHIRHTKESSC; from the exons ATGCTCCTCCACTCCTCACCCGACCTTGCGT CTGTGGCTCAGAGCAGACGCATCCGGATTGGGCTGTGGAAATCCCTGGAGCTGGCTCTGCTTGGTGCCTCTTGCTGCAACGCTCCCTGCTCTGTTCGTTCTTGTCCTGCAGAGAAGCAGCCATTCTTTTCCTTCCTTGCTTCTGAAGACTTTTTGAGGAGAAAG GTGAAAATGCTGTCAGACAAGGTGGAGAAGCGGATTGCTTCATCCATCTTCATCACCCTCACACCCCCCAGGAGGGATCACATGGTCAGGAGCGAAACAACACCACAGAAGGCTCCATTTCTGCACAGTAACAACCTTCCGAAGGAGGATTTGACATCTGctgctctctccccaccccagacATCTTCTGGACCCATTACAGGGAGCAGAGGACACTGCTCGGGAACAACCAACATTCCCAACGGAG GTTGTTCTGCCTCGGTACCTCCATCCATCCTGCCCTGTAATCCAACGCACCCTGAGCTGGAcagtttccttcctcctcctcctccaccaccaccgtaTTCTCACCACTTCTCAGTGGAGACTCTTGGTCCTGATCTCCAGAAAAGAACAGCAGTGTTATCCTCTCAG ACTTCTTCAACATTTCCAGCAGAACTGAGGCAACCTAAAATTCTGCCCTCAACCCTCAGTTGGGCTGATGAGcatcagagagagaggaagatggAGAATGCTGTTTCAAAAG ATATCTGTGCTTTTTGCCACAAAACCATCTCTCCTTGGGCTCCTACCCTCGAGGCTATGAACAAACAATACCATGCAGACTGTTTCACATGTCGAACATGTCATGGTGCCCTAGCAGGGCAGCGCTACTACCAGAAAGAGGGACGGCCACTGTGTGTCACCTGCTACCAG AACACCCTAGAGAAGTGTGGCAAATGCCACGCCTTAATCCTGAACCAAATTGTGAGGGCAATGGGCCACGGATTCCACCCGGAGTGCTTCATCTGTGTGGTGTGCGGCCGGGCCATTGGGGACGAGACGTTTGCCGTTGGTGATGATGAGGCGGTGCATTGCCTTGAGGACTTCTACAG GAGGTTTGCTTCCGTATGCGGTGCCTGTGAGAGGCCCATTATCCCAAGCGACGGGAAGGATTCCTACAAGATTGAGTGCATGGGGCAAAACTTCCATGAGGACTGCTACCGGTGTGAA AGATGTCAGGTCTTGCTGTCCCCTGAACCCACGGAAGACGGCTGCTACCCTCTGGGCAGCCGTCTCCTCTGCAAGTCCTGCCACATTCGACACACCAAAGAATCATCCTGCTGA
- the FBLIM1 gene encoding filamin-binding LIM protein 1 isoform X4, whose translation MYASLYSQDAVAQSRRIRIGLWKSLELALLGASCCNAPCSVRSCPAEKQPFFSFLASEDFLRRKVKMLSDKVEKRIASSIFITLTPPRRDHMVRSETTPQKAPFLHSNNLPKEDLTSAALSPPQTSSGPITGSRGHCSGTTNIPNGGCSASVPPSILPCNPTHPELDSFLPPPPPPPPYSHHFSVETLGPDLQKRTAVLSSQTSSTFPAELRQPKILPSTLSWADEHQRERKMENAVSKDICAFCHKTISPWAPTLEAMNKQYHADCFTCRTCHGALAGQRYYQKEGRPLCVTCYQNTLEKCGKCHALILNQIVRAMGHGFHPECFICVVCGRAIGDETFAVGDDEAVHCLEDFYRRFASVCGACERPIIPSDGKDSYKIECMGQNFHEDCYRCERCQVLLSPEPTEDGCYPLGSRLLCKSCHIRHTKESSC comes from the exons ATGTATGCCTCGCTTTACAGCCAAGATG CTGTGGCTCAGAGCAGACGCATCCGGATTGGGCTGTGGAAATCCCTGGAGCTGGCTCTGCTTGGTGCCTCTTGCTGCAACGCTCCCTGCTCTGTTCGTTCTTGTCCTGCAGAGAAGCAGCCATTCTTTTCCTTCCTTGCTTCTGAAGACTTTTTGAGGAGAAAG GTGAAAATGCTGTCAGACAAGGTGGAGAAGCGGATTGCTTCATCCATCTTCATCACCCTCACACCCCCCAGGAGGGATCACATGGTCAGGAGCGAAACAACACCACAGAAGGCTCCATTTCTGCACAGTAACAACCTTCCGAAGGAGGATTTGACATCTGctgctctctccccaccccagacATCTTCTGGACCCATTACAGGGAGCAGAGGACACTGCTCGGGAACAACCAACATTCCCAACGGAG GTTGTTCTGCCTCGGTACCTCCATCCATCCTGCCCTGTAATCCAACGCACCCTGAGCTGGAcagtttccttcctcctcctcctccaccaccaccgtaTTCTCACCACTTCTCAGTGGAGACTCTTGGTCCTGATCTCCAGAAAAGAACAGCAGTGTTATCCTCTCAG ACTTCTTCAACATTTCCAGCAGAACTGAGGCAACCTAAAATTCTGCCCTCAACCCTCAGTTGGGCTGATGAGcatcagagagagaggaagatggAGAATGCTGTTTCAAAAG ATATCTGTGCTTTTTGCCACAAAACCATCTCTCCTTGGGCTCCTACCCTCGAGGCTATGAACAAACAATACCATGCAGACTGTTTCACATGTCGAACATGTCATGGTGCCCTAGCAGGGCAGCGCTACTACCAGAAAGAGGGACGGCCACTGTGTGTCACCTGCTACCAG AACACCCTAGAGAAGTGTGGCAAATGCCACGCCTTAATCCTGAACCAAATTGTGAGGGCAATGGGCCACGGATTCCACCCGGAGTGCTTCATCTGTGTGGTGTGCGGCCGGGCCATTGGGGACGAGACGTTTGCCGTTGGTGATGATGAGGCGGTGCATTGCCTTGAGGACTTCTACAG GAGGTTTGCTTCCGTATGCGGTGCCTGTGAGAGGCCCATTATCCCAAGCGACGGGAAGGATTCCTACAAGATTGAGTGCATGGGGCAAAACTTCCATGAGGACTGCTACCGGTGTGAA AGATGTCAGGTCTTGCTGTCCCCTGAACCCACGGAAGACGGCTGCTACCCTCTGGGCAGCCGTCTCCTCTGCAAGTCCTGCCACATTCGACACACCAAAGAATCATCCTGCTGA
- the FBLIM1 gene encoding filamin-binding LIM protein 1 isoform X10: MPRFTAKMVKMLSDKVEKRIASSIFITLTPPRRDHMVRSETTPQKAPFLHSNNLPKEDLTSAALSPPQTSSGPITGSRGHCSGTTNIPNGGCSASVPPSILPCNPTHPELDSFLPPPPPPPPYSHHFSVETLGPDLQKRTAVLSSQTSSTFPAELRQPKILPSTLSWADEHQRERKMENAVSKDICAFCHKTISPWAPTLEAMNKQYHADCFTCRTCHGALAGQRYYQKEGRPLCVTCYQNTLEKCGKCHALILNQIVRAMGHGFHPECFICVVCGRAIGDETFAVGDDEAVHCLEDFYRRFASVCGACERPIIPSDGKDSYKIECMGQNFHEDCYRCERCQVLLSPEPTEDGCYPLGSRLLCKSCHIRHTKESSC, translated from the exons ATGCCTCGCTTTACAGCCAAGATG GTGAAAATGCTGTCAGACAAGGTGGAGAAGCGGATTGCTTCATCCATCTTCATCACCCTCACACCCCCCAGGAGGGATCACATGGTCAGGAGCGAAACAACACCACAGAAGGCTCCATTTCTGCACAGTAACAACCTTCCGAAGGAGGATTTGACATCTGctgctctctccccaccccagacATCTTCTGGACCCATTACAGGGAGCAGAGGACACTGCTCGGGAACAACCAACATTCCCAACGGAG GTTGTTCTGCCTCGGTACCTCCATCCATCCTGCCCTGTAATCCAACGCACCCTGAGCTGGAcagtttccttcctcctcctcctccaccaccaccgtaTTCTCACCACTTCTCAGTGGAGACTCTTGGTCCTGATCTCCAGAAAAGAACAGCAGTGTTATCCTCTCAG ACTTCTTCAACATTTCCAGCAGAACTGAGGCAACCTAAAATTCTGCCCTCAACCCTCAGTTGGGCTGATGAGcatcagagagagaggaagatggAGAATGCTGTTTCAAAAG ATATCTGTGCTTTTTGCCACAAAACCATCTCTCCTTGGGCTCCTACCCTCGAGGCTATGAACAAACAATACCATGCAGACTGTTTCACATGTCGAACATGTCATGGTGCCCTAGCAGGGCAGCGCTACTACCAGAAAGAGGGACGGCCACTGTGTGTCACCTGCTACCAG AACACCCTAGAGAAGTGTGGCAAATGCCACGCCTTAATCCTGAACCAAATTGTGAGGGCAATGGGCCACGGATTCCACCCGGAGTGCTTCATCTGTGTGGTGTGCGGCCGGGCCATTGGGGACGAGACGTTTGCCGTTGGTGATGATGAGGCGGTGCATTGCCTTGAGGACTTCTACAG GAGGTTTGCTTCCGTATGCGGTGCCTGTGAGAGGCCCATTATCCCAAGCGACGGGAAGGATTCCTACAAGATTGAGTGCATGGGGCAAAACTTCCATGAGGACTGCTACCGGTGTGAA AGATGTCAGGTCTTGCTGTCCCCTGAACCCACGGAAGACGGCTGCTACCCTCTGGGCAGCCGTCTCCTCTGCAAGTCCTGCCACATTCGACACACCAAAGAATCATCCTGCTGA